Genomic DNA from Anabaena cylindrica PCC 7122:
TTTACGCAAAATAGCTGCTACTGCGATCGCTTGCAGTGCTGGACCACCACCTTTGGTATCTAAATCTATGGTGAGGGGATTAATCCCATAATTTGATTCCATATCAAGTGGGTAGCAAATTTCATCAGGTAGTTCCTGATCACCATGAAAATCTATTGAGATAATTTTTATAGTGGGAAATAATTTCGGTAACTCATAAGCGATCGCTTTTAGCGTTTGAGTTTTACCACTTCCAGAAGTACCGATAATAGCTACATGACCATTAGGCAAAGTTGCAGGATTCCAGTAACAGTTTTCCCCTAAGAATATACCTGAGTGCGATCGCTCCTTTGGTAATTTGTTGTTACTATTTGGCTTGAGAGTAGCCTGTGGTAATGGTTTCATATTTGGTTAGTCGTAATAATTTTGATTTGAATTTGTCCGGTAGCATATTCATCCCCTAAGAATTTGCTCACAGCTTGTAATGGTGCAGCTTCTAAAGTAATGCTACTAGATGTAGCTTGAATGCTAGGGAATTGGTAAGGGTCACGGGGAATTGAAGATGTATCTAAGTCGTCAACTGATAGCTGGCCACTAATAAATACTGTTGAGCCGGCGCGTTTATATTTAGCGATCGCTCCTTCAATAGATTCATCATCTAAAAATATAGATTCAATTGTAGTAATAGCAGGTTTTCCAACGTCTGCGGTAATTTCTTGAATAATAATCTGACTATCAGGATCAGTTGCAGCTTTATACAGTTTCCCTGTATTGGGTTCAGAAACTATAAAGCCGTTACCTTGACTTTGAATTATGTGAAACTGCCCATTAATTTGTGATCTATCTCCAGCCCTTACACCTTTGATATTTGCAATGATTTTATGAGTTGCCCCAGATTCGTTGTAAATATGCTGTACACCTGAACTAGAAGCAATCAAGCGGTTGAACTGGGTTAAAACTCCACCTCTAGAATTAATACTGAAACTGCTAAGAGCGATCGCAATCAAAATACAAAGTATGAAGTATTCAGCGTTGCTACCAGTCTTTAAACGTAGGTTTCTATTGCCTGGGCAGACACATCTAACTGGTGAAGGCCAGAACATTTCTACGCCGCCACGGGTGAAACAATCTGCAAACCAGCCAAATGTATAACCAATTGTTAGGGCTGATGCTACTGGTAGTAATTTTGGTAAAAATATTGATATTCCAAAGGATGCGATCGCAACTACAGCAGTAGCTACTAGTGAGTGTGTACAACTTCGATGAGGCATTGTACTTTCAAAATATCCAGATATCCAAGGAAATAACCGACCAGCCGGTGAAGTAGAAATATCAATATCTGGTAATAAACCACCCATTGCCCCAACAGCAATAATTACCGGATCTGCACTACCAAGCAATAAACTGGCCGCTGTGCCACTAATCAACAGGTGAGAAATTCCTAGCATTATCTAATCCTCCTTTCTTCTTGAGGCAAGCTGTAAAGCAGACGGGAAAGCCCAAGGAATATGGCCGCTGCAATTCCACCAAATATGTAGAGAGCTTGGTCATTAGTTCCCAGACCGATAAACCGCATAATTACAAAAATTACACCAACTACCAAAATTAGTGGTGTGATGTCAAAGTATCTTCTGTGGTCTGCTCCCTCAATATCTAATCCTAAGTATTCCTCCTCGATGGCGCGAATAGCCAGCATAGGATTACCCCCTGCACGCTCTTGAAGTTTGGATAAATCCGCAGCTGATAAATCAATCATTCTCTCAGCCGCAGCGCTTCTCATTATTTCCCTAATTGCCTTTTCTGGTAAGGGTCTTAGCTCAATTCTAGGAATATTAATAAATATGTCGGAACGTGGCGGGTCTGTCGCTAAAACTAGCATTGGTACACCCTTACGGCGTAATTGCTTTAGCCAAATTCTAAACTTCATATCGCAACTTTGAGCATCATCTAGAATTATAAAAGCTGTGTTTTCCCCTAAGAAGTCTGCGATCGCTCTTTTGAGTTTATCCACAGTTAGATTTTTTCCCTCTATATCCTGTGTGGGTAAATCAAACTGTTGAGTGATTTCTAAAAGCATTTGCTTGGGTGTAGTTGGTTCGACAAAGGCCACCATAAAACCATCATCAGTTAGCTTTTCAACTACTGACTGAGCCAGTACAGATTTACCGCTGCCTTCTTCACCCACAATTAAAATTGCACCATTAGCTAATAGTGATGCTGTGGTGCGGTTTAATTCTGCTTGTCTATAAATGACAAAATCACCGGCTGTAACTTCTTCCTCCGCTTCATTCTTAAGGGAAATCTTAGAAGGTTTGGGAATTAGTGAAACTATAGTGGGGATAATTATTAAGGGATTAAAGCTACTAAGAACAATACCTAATCCCCCAATAAATAGTTTAATAAGTTCAACTATCCGATTTTTTCCATTGCTTGATGTATTAGGTTTTGAGGATCGAAAATCGAACGATTGAAGTTTAGCCG
This window encodes:
- a CDS encoding ATP-binding protein: MAAKLQSFDFRSSKPNTSSNGKNRIVELIKLFIGGLGIVLSSFNPLIIIPTIVSLIPKPSKISLKNEAEEEVTAGDFVIYRQAELNRTTASLLANGAILIVGEEGSGKSVLAQSVVEKLTDDGFMVAFVEPTTPKQMLLEITQQFDLPTQDIEGKNLTVDKLKRAIADFLGENTAFIILDDAQSCDMKFRIWLKQLRRKGVPMLVLATDPPRSDIFINIPRIELRPLPEKAIREIMRSAAAERMIDLSAADLSKLQERAGGNPMLAIRAIEEEYLGLDIEGADHRRYFDITPLILVVGVIFVIMRFIGLGTNDQALYIFGGIAAAIFLGLSRLLYSLPQEERRIR
- a CDS encoding metal-dependent hydrolase, with the translated sequence MLGISHLLISGTAASLLLGSADPVIIAVGAMGGLLPDIDISTSPAGRLFPWISGYFESTMPHRSCTHSLVATAVVAIASFGISIFLPKLLPVASALTIGYTFGWFADCFTRGGVEMFWPSPVRCVCPGNRNLRLKTGSNAEYFILCILIAIALSSFSINSRGGVLTQFNRLIASSSGVQHIYNESGATHKIIANIKGVRAGDRSQINGQFHIIQSQGNGFIVSEPNTGKLYKAATDPDSQIIIQEITADVGKPAITTIESIFLDDESIEGAIAKYKRAGSTVFISGQLSVDDLDTSSIPRDPYQFPSIQATSSSITLEAAPLQAVSKFLGDEYATGQIQIKIITTNQI